In Thermodesulfobacteriota bacterium, a single window of DNA contains:
- a CDS encoding biotin/lipoyl-containing protein gives MSVNIVVPEMGESVVEATVVRWLKSEGEPVSPGEAVVELETEKANFEVGAEKGGILVRIDKNKDDDVKVGDVLGVIDEARKEEEEKKRKPEQEREKRKKAAEEPEK, from the coding sequence ATGTCGGTTAACATCGTAGTACCCGAAATGGGTGAATCAGTGGTTGAAGCGACAGTGGTAAGATGGCTGAAAAGCGAAGGAGAGCCTGTGAGTCCAGGTGAAGCTGTTGTAGAACTGGAGACCGAGAAAGCAAATTTCGAAGTAGGGGCTGAGAAAGGAGGTATTTTGGTACGCATAGACAAAAACAAGGACGATGATGTAAAGGTAGGCGATGTATTAGGGGTAATAGATGAAGCCCGAAAGGAAGAAGAAGAAAAAAAGAGAAAGCCTGAGCAGGAAAGAGAGAAAAGAAAGAAAGCAGCAGAAGAACCAGAGAAAAA